The following proteins come from a genomic window of Microbacterium lemovicicum:
- the rfbB gene encoding dTDP-glucose 4,6-dehydratase, translating into MADLLVTGGAGFIGSNFVHHVVAHTDHRVTVLDKLTYAGNRASLAGLPEDRVRLVEGDIADAELVDGLFAEVDAVVHYAAESHNDNSLHDPRPFLDTNIIGTYTLLEAARRLDRRFHHISTDEVYGDLELDDPQRFTEDTPYNPSSPYSSTKAGSDLLVRAWVRSFGVRATISNCSNNYGPYQHVEKFIPRQITNVIRGIRPKLYGKGENVRDWIHADDHSSAVLTILDRGEIGETYLIGADGEKNNKDVVEMILEIMGEPRDAYDHVTDRAGHDLRYAIDSTKLRSDLGWTPSFGDFESGLAATIQWYRDNEAWWAPAKDGVEAFYASKGQ; encoded by the coding sequence ATGGCCGATCTGCTCGTGACCGGCGGCGCCGGCTTCATCGGCTCCAACTTCGTGCACCACGTCGTGGCGCACACCGACCACCGCGTGACGGTGCTCGACAAGCTCACCTATGCCGGCAACCGCGCGTCGCTGGCAGGGCTCCCGGAGGACCGCGTGCGGCTCGTCGAGGGCGACATCGCCGACGCCGAGCTCGTCGACGGCCTCTTCGCCGAGGTCGATGCCGTCGTGCACTACGCGGCCGAGTCGCACAACGACAACTCGCTGCACGACCCCCGGCCCTTCCTGGACACCAACATCATCGGCACGTACACGCTGCTGGAGGCCGCGCGCCGCCTCGACCGCCGGTTCCACCACATCTCGACCGACGAGGTCTACGGCGACCTGGAGCTCGACGACCCGCAGCGGTTCACCGAGGACACCCCCTACAACCCGTCCTCGCCGTACTCCTCGACCAAAGCCGGCAGCGACCTGCTCGTGCGCGCCTGGGTGCGCTCGTTCGGTGTGCGGGCGACGATCTCGAACTGCTCGAACAACTACGGCCCGTACCAGCACGTAGAGAAGTTCATTCCGCGTCAGATCACGAACGTCATCCGCGGCATCCGTCCCAAGCTCTACGGGAAGGGCGAGAACGTGCGCGACTGGATCCACGCCGACGACCACTCGTCGGCCGTGCTGACCATCCTCGACCGCGGCGAGATCGGCGAGACCTACCTCATCGGCGCCGACGGCGAGAAGAACAACAAGGACGTCGTCGAGATGATCCTCGAGATCATGGGCGAGCCGCGCGACGCCTACGACCACGTCACCGACCGCGCCGGCCACGACCTGCGTTACGCGATCGACTCGACGAAGCTGCGCTCCGACCTCGGCTGGACGCCCTCCTTCGGCGACTTCGAGTCGGGCCTGGCCGCCACGATCCAGTGGTACCGCGACAACGAGGCCTGGTGGGCGCCCGCCAAGGACGGCGTCGAGGCCTTCTACGCCAGCAAGGGCCAGTGA
- a CDS encoding sugar nucleotide-binding protein — MAEFGKQLSVVETTIPGLVVFELPVHGDSRGWFKENWQREKMTALGLPDFGPVQNNISFNDAAGTTRGIHAEPWDKWVSVATGRIFGAWVDLREGPSFGAVFTTELDPSRAIFVPRGVGNSYQTLAPDTAYTYLVNDHWSPDAAYSFLNLADETAAIAWPIPLSDVEISPKDLAHPRLADVTPIPRRKTLVIGAGGQLGAALRSGYGEDPAVEFAMRADLDLTDPDAAASRRWRDYGTIVNAAAYTAVDTAETADGRRAAWASNVSGLATLAGIAAANGITLVHVSSDYVFDGSLERPYREDDAVCPLGVYGQTKAAGDAIVATVPRHYIVRTSWVIGEGKNFVRTMASLAERGVDPRVVDDQTGRLTFTEDIARGIRHLLDVDAPYGTYNLTGAGEPTTWADIARRVYELTGHDAERVTGVSTEEYFAGATGPVAPRPTNSVLDLGRIEDTGFAPADAAASLESYLRV; from the coding sequence ATGGCCGAGTTCGGCAAGCAGCTGTCGGTCGTCGAGACGACGATCCCGGGCCTGGTGGTCTTCGAGCTCCCCGTCCACGGCGACTCCCGCGGCTGGTTCAAGGAGAACTGGCAGCGCGAGAAGATGACCGCGCTGGGGCTCCCCGACTTCGGTCCGGTGCAGAACAACATCTCGTTCAACGACGCCGCGGGCACGACCCGCGGCATCCACGCCGAGCCCTGGGACAAGTGGGTCTCCGTGGCCACCGGGCGCATCTTCGGCGCCTGGGTCGACCTGCGCGAGGGGCCGAGCTTCGGCGCGGTGTTCACCACCGAGCTCGACCCGTCGCGCGCGATCTTCGTGCCGCGCGGCGTGGGCAACTCGTACCAGACGCTGGCTCCCGACACCGCCTACACCTACCTCGTCAACGACCACTGGTCGCCCGACGCGGCGTACTCCTTCCTCAACCTCGCCGACGAGACGGCCGCCATCGCCTGGCCGATCCCGCTCTCCGACGTCGAGATCTCGCCGAAGGACCTCGCGCACCCGCGGCTCGCGGACGTCACGCCGATCCCTCGCCGCAAGACCCTCGTCATCGGGGCGGGCGGGCAGCTGGGCGCGGCCCTGCGCAGCGGTTACGGCGAGGACCCCGCGGTGGAGTTCGCCATGCGCGCGGACCTCGATCTGACGGATCCGGATGCCGCGGCCTCCCGCCGCTGGCGCGATTACGGCACGATCGTCAACGCCGCCGCCTACACGGCCGTCGACACGGCCGAGACCGCGGACGGTCGTCGCGCGGCCTGGGCGTCGAACGTGTCGGGTCTCGCGACGCTCGCCGGCATCGCCGCCGCCAACGGCATCACGCTCGTCCACGTGTCGAGCGACTACGTCTTCGACGGCTCGCTCGAGCGGCCCTACCGCGAGGACGACGCCGTGTGCCCGCTCGGCGTCTACGGGCAGACGAAGGCCGCGGGCGACGCGATCGTCGCGACCGTGCCGCGCCACTACATCGTGCGCACCTCCTGGGTCATCGGCGAGGGAAAGAACTTCGTCCGCACGATGGCCTCGCTGGCCGAGCGCGGCGTCGACCCGCGGGTCGTGGACGACCAGACCGGGCGGCTCACCTTCACCGAGGACATCGCCCGCGGCATCCGGCACCTTCTTGACGTGGACGCCCCGTACGGCACGTACAACCTGACGGGCGCGGGGGAGCCGACGACCTGGGCGGACATCGCCCGCCGCGTGTACGAGCTCACCGGACACGACGCCGAGCGCGTCACCGGGGTCTCGACCGAGGAGTACTTCGCCGGAGCGACCGGACCCGTCGCGCCGCGACCAACCAACAGCGTGCTCGACCTCGGCCGGATCGAGGACACCGGGTTCGCGCCGGCCGACGCGGCCGCCTCGCTGGAGTCGTACCTGCGGGTCTGA